The following nucleotide sequence is from Saccharothrix texasensis.
TTGCCCATGGAGGTCGGCATGGTGCGCACGACCTGGCCGTTGACCTTCGTCACGACCTGGTGCGTCTGGCCGTCCGCCTCGTGGATGACGGAGTCGCCGATCGTGGTGGTGATCAGGCGGTCCTCTTCGCCGTACACGCCGTTGCCCACGTGCTTGCCGTAGATCTTGGCGTTGATCGTGACCTTGGTGCCGGGCGCCCAGTACGCCTGCGGCCGCCAGTGCACGGTCTTCTCGTCGAACCAGTAGAAGGCGCCTTCGACGCGCGGTTCCGTGGTGATCGAGATCATGGCCTCGGCGGCGGCCTTGTCCGCGATCGGCTCGTCGAAGTAGAACGCGAGCGGCTGGCCGACGCCGACCGTCGTGCCGTCCTGCGGGTTGACCGAGAGGTAGGTCAGCGTGCGCGGCTTGACGGTGGTGAAGGTGGAGCTCTTGGTGACCGGCTTGCCGTCCGCGCCTTCGCCCGTCACGGCCAGCGTGTAGGTCTTCTGGTAGCCCAGCGGTTCGGTGTTGGTCCACTGCAGACCGTCCGGGCTCAGCCGGCCGGCGACGGCCACGCCCTCCGGGTTCGTCAGCGCGACCGAAGTGATCTTGCCGTCGGTGGCCGTGGCCACGACCGGCACGCCGGGCGCCACGTCCACCGCCGCGTCCGCGGGCCCGGTGGTCAACGACACGGGCTTGGGCGGCGGTGTCGACGACGTGGTCGTCGTCTCGTCGGCGGCGGCGTCCCCGGCCGGAGCCGAGCCCGACGAACAACTTGTGATCAACGTCGCAACCAACCCGATCGCGACAATCCCCAGCGCTCGGCGCGCCCCCCGCTTGCGGTCCATCCCCGTCCTCCGCTTCATCCCCAGAACGCCCTGACAGTCCGCAACAGGAGTCTGTCGGCGTCCCCTGACAAGGGGACGCCTGAAGGGTTGACGATGTTGCCCGAGATGCTGGATCGTTACCAAGGCGAAGTTCCCCCTGCACCAGGGCGGCACACCTGCCCTGACCAGGCGATTGGGAGCCCCGTCGGACGCTGTGCTAATGTTCTTCGCGTCGGACAGAGCAAGAAGGTCCGAGCGCCGC
It contains:
- a CDS encoding L,D-transpeptidase; this encodes MITSCSSGSAPAGDAAADETTTTSSTPPPKPVSLTTGPADAAVDVAPGVPVVATATDGKITSVALTNPEGVAVAGRLSPDGLQWTNTEPLGYQKTYTLAVTGEGADGKPVTKSSTFTTVKPRTLTYLSVNPQDGTTVGVGQPLAFYFDEPIADKAAAEAMISITTEPRVEGAFYWFDEKTVHWRPQAYWAPGTKVTINAKIYGKHVGNGVYGEEDRLITTTIGDSVIHEADGQTHQVVTKVNGQVVRTMPTSMGNAENPTPTGVYVLTEKHAHMVMDSRTYGLSLEAGGYVTPVDWATRMSNSGIFFHSAPWSVGDQGNRNVSHGCLNLSPENAKWVFDNAKQGDVVIVTNSGGPELQPWDGFGDWQVPWDQWLKGNR